From one Branchiostoma floridae strain S238N-H82 chromosome 3, Bfl_VNyyK, whole genome shotgun sequence genomic stretch:
- the LOC118411226 gene encoding haloacid dehalogenase-like hydrolase domain-containing protein 2 isoform X1, producing the protein MLTRARCLMTTTGRLSAVLVDLSGTLHVEDTVIPGAVEALRRLRQCPLKVKFVTNTTKESKQMLVDRLQKLGFDVQPEEVFTSLTAARNLVEELKVRPMLFVQDSALPDFEGIDTTNPNAVVIGLAPDKFNYRPLNDAFRLLLEGAPLIAIHKARYYKKSDGLSLGPGPFVTGLEYATDVTATVVGKPETTFFREAVKTLGCAPEDALMIGDDVRDDVGGAQVAGMAGILVKTGKYRPGDEEKINPPPTTVCDSFSEAVYYICNKILKT; encoded by the exons ATGTTAACCAGAG CCAGGTGCCTGATGACCACTACAGGTAGGCTCAGTGCGGTGTTGGTGGATTTGAGCGGGACTCTCCATGTGGAAGACACGGTCATACCCGGGGCTGTGGAGGCCCTCAGGAG ACTCAGGCAGTGTCCTCTGAAGGTCAAGTTTGTCACCAACACAACAAAGGAGTCCAAGCAAATGCTGGTGGACAG ATTGCAGAAGCTGGGATTTGATGTCCAACCAGAGGAGGTCTTCACTTCTTTAACTGCAGCAAGAAACTTAGTAGAAGAGCTGAAGGTGCGGCccatgttgtttgtacaggaTTCAGCACTACCAGACTTTGAAG GTATTGATACTACCAACCCCAATGCTGTAGTAATTGGATTGGCACCGGACAAGTTTAACTACAGACCTCTCAATGATGCTTTCAG ACTCCTGCTAGAGGGAGCACCACTTATAGCTATCCACAAGGCCAGATACTACAAGAAGAGTGACGGCTTGTCTTTAGGACCTGGGCCGTTTGTTACTGGGCTGGAGTACGCTACTGATGTCACAGCGACAGTTGTGGGGAAACCAGAGACAACATTTTTCAGAGAGGCAGTGAAAACTTTAGGTTGTGCTCCAGAGGATGCACTGATGATTGGTGAT GACGTTCGAGATGATGTTGGTGGTGCACAGGTAGCTGGTATGGCAGGGATCCTCGTCAAAACTG gTAAATACAGACCAGGAGATGAAGAGAAGAtcaacccccctcccaccacagTGTGTGACAGTTTCTCAGAGGCGGTATACTACATTTGCAACAAAATACTAAAAACTTGA
- the LOC118411226 gene encoding haloacid dehalogenase-like hydrolase domain-containing protein 2 isoform X2 — MTTTGRLSAVLVDLSGTLHVEDTVIPGAVEALRRLRQCPLKVKFVTNTTKESKQMLVDRLQKLGFDVQPEEVFTSLTAARNLVEELKVRPMLFVQDSALPDFEGIDTTNPNAVVIGLAPDKFNYRPLNDAFRLLLEGAPLIAIHKARYYKKSDGLSLGPGPFVTGLEYATDVTATVVGKPETTFFREAVKTLGCAPEDALMIGDDVRDDVGGAQVAGMAGILVKTGKYRPGDEEKINPPPTTVCDSFSEAVYYICNKILKT; from the exons ATGACCACTACAGGTAGGCTCAGTGCGGTGTTGGTGGATTTGAGCGGGACTCTCCATGTGGAAGACACGGTCATACCCGGGGCTGTGGAGGCCCTCAGGAG ACTCAGGCAGTGTCCTCTGAAGGTCAAGTTTGTCACCAACACAACAAAGGAGTCCAAGCAAATGCTGGTGGACAG ATTGCAGAAGCTGGGATTTGATGTCCAACCAGAGGAGGTCTTCACTTCTTTAACTGCAGCAAGAAACTTAGTAGAAGAGCTGAAGGTGCGGCccatgttgtttgtacaggaTTCAGCACTACCAGACTTTGAAG GTATTGATACTACCAACCCCAATGCTGTAGTAATTGGATTGGCACCGGACAAGTTTAACTACAGACCTCTCAATGATGCTTTCAG ACTCCTGCTAGAGGGAGCACCACTTATAGCTATCCACAAGGCCAGATACTACAAGAAGAGTGACGGCTTGTCTTTAGGACCTGGGCCGTTTGTTACTGGGCTGGAGTACGCTACTGATGTCACAGCGACAGTTGTGGGGAAACCAGAGACAACATTTTTCAGAGAGGCAGTGAAAACTTTAGGTTGTGCTCCAGAGGATGCACTGATGATTGGTGAT GACGTTCGAGATGATGTTGGTGGTGCACAGGTAGCTGGTATGGCAGGGATCCTCGTCAAAACTG gTAAATACAGACCAGGAGATGAAGAGAAGAtcaacccccctcccaccacagTGTGTGACAGTTTCTCAGAGGCGGTATACTACATTTGCAACAAAATACTAAAAACTTGA
- the LOC118411226 gene encoding haloacid dehalogenase-like hydrolase domain-containing protein 2 isoform X3 translates to MLTRARCLMTTTGRLSAVLVDLSGTLHVEDTVIPGAVEALRRLRQCPLKVKFVTNTTKESKQMLVDRLQKLGFDVQPEEVFTSLTAARNLVEELKVRPMLFVQDSALPDFEGIDTTNPNAVVIGLAPDKFNYRPLNDAFRLLLEGAPLIAIHKARYYKKSDGLSLGPGPFVTGLEYATDVTATVVGKPETTFFREAVKTLGCAPEDALMIGDVNTDQEMKRRSTPLPPQCVTVSQRRYTTFATKY, encoded by the exons ATGTTAACCAGAG CCAGGTGCCTGATGACCACTACAGGTAGGCTCAGTGCGGTGTTGGTGGATTTGAGCGGGACTCTCCATGTGGAAGACACGGTCATACCCGGGGCTGTGGAGGCCCTCAGGAG ACTCAGGCAGTGTCCTCTGAAGGTCAAGTTTGTCACCAACACAACAAAGGAGTCCAAGCAAATGCTGGTGGACAG ATTGCAGAAGCTGGGATTTGATGTCCAACCAGAGGAGGTCTTCACTTCTTTAACTGCAGCAAGAAACTTAGTAGAAGAGCTGAAGGTGCGGCccatgttgtttgtacaggaTTCAGCACTACCAGACTTTGAAG GTATTGATACTACCAACCCCAATGCTGTAGTAATTGGATTGGCACCGGACAAGTTTAACTACAGACCTCTCAATGATGCTTTCAG ACTCCTGCTAGAGGGAGCACCACTTATAGCTATCCACAAGGCCAGATACTACAAGAAGAGTGACGGCTTGTCTTTAGGACCTGGGCCGTTTGTTACTGGGCTGGAGTACGCTACTGATGTCACAGCGACAGTTGTGGGGAAACCAGAGACAACATTTTTCAGAGAGGCAGTGAAAACTTTAGGTTGTGCTCCAGAGGATGCACTGATGATTGGTGAT gTAAATACAGACCAGGAGATGAAGAGAAGAtcaacccccctcccaccacagTGTGTGACAGTTTCTCAGAGGCGGTATACTACATTTGCAACAAAATACTAA